gcctctttccacacaggatttgtaaagcttgcttccacacaaccaagcaatgagcatatgcatgctgttaaattgaatggtcaaatgcttcttggattaagggacacgggtgctgagatttctgtggtcaggagggacctgatccaagaaaaggatttgttgccaggtaaaatggcagaattagagctggtcgggggttacaaagtctttgcacctttagctaaagtacacatgcaaactcgggatttgcaggctgagctgactgttgcaacggtggcacacaattttgcaccgtttctactggggaatgatttctttagtgtggcagaatctgtcccagggttggttagcagtgagaaggaatcttgtgctaaaaaCCCCAGAGGCGGGGGGTGAAGTCACacggactgctgggggaataggagagtgtctcttaggcctggtctacactacgggtttaggtcgactttagcagcgttaaaccgaattaagcctggacacgtccacacaacgaagccctttctttcgacttaaagggtcctttaaaccggtttctttacaccacctctgacgaggggattagcgataaaaccggtctttgcgggtcggaattggggtagtgtggacggaattcgacattattggcctccgggagctatcccacagtgcttcattgtgaccgctctggacagcgctctcaactcagatgcactgaccaggtagacaggaaaagacccgcgaaggtttgaatttcatttcctgtttgcccagcgtggagagcacaggtgaccccgcagagctcatcagcacaggtaaccgtgatggagtcctcccaggatcgcaaaagagctccagcatggaccgaacgggaggtacgagatctgctcgccatatggggagatgaagcagtgatagctgaactccgtagcagtaaaagaaatggaaaagtattagaaaagatctccaaggccatgaaggacagaggccataacagggacacacagcagtgccgcgtgaaaattaaggagctacggcaagcttaccacaaagccagagaagcaaacggaaggtccggggcagagccgcaaacttgccgctactacgcggagctgcatgcgatcctagggggtgcagccaccactaccccaaccgtgtgctatgactctctcactggagaaacacacagggaagacggttcggggaatgaggaagatgacgatggaggtactgtaggtagctcacagcagcaaggaaacggagaaaccggtttccccaacagccaggatatgtttgtgaccctggacctggaaccagtaacccccgaactcacccaagaccctcagggcacacaggagacctctggtgagtgtaactttgtaactatttgtaaacattacaaaaaaaaagcaagcgtgtttaatgattactttgccctggcaatcgcggccagtacatctactggaaaagtctgttaacgtgtatggggatggagcggaaatcctccagggacatctccagaaagctctcctggttgaaatggggtgattttattaagggcacattcagaggcgcccgttcctgctcttctgaccagaaatgttccccgctgttaaccacgcggtgggggaggggtgaagtgatcatcccagagaatcgtgtgtgtgtgtgtgtgtggggggggttacttgtgtttgtgccgcatgttaaccgggaaaccgcagccccctccttttacattgaaaccccattttaaatggacaacccaattcatccttgatatgggaaatgcgctgctgtttgcaacctttcccgcatgttaagaaggttaaaaaagccaaaacactgtggcctacgatggctgcctgcaagccgaaatatgcgaccttgtaatgaaagagtgtacccattgttctctaaaatgtgtcttttttaaccacctctcccttctcctccaccagctgcaaatgtttctccttcgcagaggctcgtgaacattagaaagagaaaacgtaggacgagggacgagatgttcacggagctgcagatgtccgcccaggctgatagagcacagcagaatgcgtggaggcagtcaatgtcggagatgagaaaagcccaatatgaacgagaggagaggtggcgggctgaatcgcgggaagaacagagcaagtggcgggctgaagacgataggtggcgtcagcttgcagacagacggcaagaggcaatgctccgtctgctggagcatcaaactgatatgctcgagcgtatggttgagttgcaggaaaggcagcaggagcagagaccgccgctacagcccatgtgtaaccaacagccctcctccccaagttccatagcctcctcaccaagacgcccaagaacacggtgggggggcctccgtccacccagtcactccaccccagatgatcgcccaagcatcagaaggctggccttcaataagagttaaagttttaaaatgcagtgtgtccttttccatccctcctccctcacccatcccaggctaccttggcaattatccccctacctctgtaaggaactaataaagaatgcatgaatgtgaaaaaacaatgactttattgcctctgcaagcgggagggaagggtggggtggggtggttggtttacagggaagtagagtgaaccgggtcgggggggggggggggttcgagggttcatcaaggagaaacaaacagaagtttcacacagtagcctggccagtcacaaaactcgttttcaaagcttctctgatgcgcaccgcgccctgctgtgctcctctaaccgccctggtgtctggctgcgtgtaatcagcggccaggcgagttgcctcaacctcccaccccgccataaatgtctcccccttactctcacagatattgtggagcgcacagcaagcagcaataacaatggggatattcttttcgctgaggtctgagcgagtcagtaagctgcgccagcgcgcttttaaatgtccaaatgcacattccaccaccattcggcacttgctcagcctgtagttgaacaggtcctgactcctgtccaggctgcctgtgtacggcttcatgagccatggcattaaggggtaggctgggtccccaaggatcacgataggcatttcaacatccccaatggtcactttctggtccgggaagaaagtcccttcctccagctttcgaaacagagcagagttcctgaagacgcgagcatcatgtacctttcccggccatcccacgttgatgttggtgaaacgtcccttgtgatccaccagggcttgcagcagcattgaaaagtaccccttgcggtttacgtagtcggtggcttggtgctccggtgacaagatagggatatgggttccgtctatggccccgccacagtttgggaatcccatttcagcaaaaccatccactattgactgcacgtttcccagagtcactacccttgctatcaccaggtctttcattgccctggcaaattggatcacagcagcccccaccatagatttgcccactccaaattgattcccgactgaccggtagctgtctggcgttgcaagcttccacagggctatcgccactcgcttctcaactgtgagggctgctctcatcttggtatcctggcgtttcagggcaggggaaagcaagtcacaaagttccatgaaagtgcccttacgcatgcgaaagtttcgcagccactgggaatcgtcccatacctgcagcacgatgcgatcccaccagtctgtgcttgtttcccgggcccagaatcggcattccacggcatcaacctgccccagtgacaccatgatttccacattgctggggcctgtgccttgtgagaggtctatgtccatgtcaatttcctcatcactctcgtcgccgcgctgcaatcgcctcctcgcctggtccgggtttcgccttggcatgttctggctctgcatatactccaggacaatgcgcgtggtgttcatagtgctcataattgccgcggtgatctgagcgggctccatgatcccagtgctagctatggcgcctggtcagaaaaaaggcgcgaaagtagtatctgatggaccaggagaaggagggagggagggagggagggccgagtgacgacatggcgtacaggtacaggaacagggagaaacacaaacaactgtcacacagaatggtccccccaaagattaaactggaaaccctgggcttagcaggccgttgatttcacggaggaaggggaagcaaatgaacacagaacaaatctattttttacatcttaaggtggcagccgacggtgcagcatgagtgacagccataccagtacgatgacgatgggtaccaatcataatataccatcatctgccaaaaggcaaggggctgctgctgtgtagcaatgcagccccacgtctgccagccccacgtccgccagcacccagcatcgccctcggcctcttctgggtgcttagcagacaatactgggcaattggcagaaaatagtatattacgactggtagccatcatcatcgaaacagtagcatgtctgcccaggtggccatgattgacagccataccagtatgacaacgatgggtaccagtcataatataccatcgcctggcaaggggctggtgcaatgtagccctacggctgccagccccacgactatcactcatgctacaccgtctaccgccaaaaggcagttagcagctgctgctgtgtagcaatgcagtcccacgtctgccggcacccagaggacatatggtgacggtgagctcagctgagctgagcgggctccatgtttgccgtggtatgttgtctgcacaggtaacccaggtaaaaaggcacgaatctattgtctgccgttgctgtgacgaggggggaggggcctgacaacatgtacccagaaccgcccgcgacactgttttgcatcatccgggcattgagatctcaacccagaattcaaagaaaaggcgcgaaccgcttctcggctctctgagctgtggcgcaaacgtagtatctgacggactaggggaaggagggagggcgggccgagtgacgacatggcgtacaggcacagggaattaaaatcaagaacggtggctgtgcatcagggagaaacacaaacaactgtcacacagaatggtccccaccaaagattaaactgaaaaccctgggcttagcaggccgttgatttgacggagggagggggaagcaaatgaatacagagcaaatctattttttacatcttaagacgacagtgcagcgtgactgatagccctcggcatctttctgggtgcttggcagcaaatacggggcggcgtatgacgatggtcttcaggcctattgcacaatcggctgctcggggaagactctgctaacgtacgatgacccgacttgtaataggacggctaatagtcgtaatacaccatttactgccaaaaggcaagccccacggctgccagcacccagatcgccgatgaaggctaccagtctactgcaccgtctaccgccaaaaggcagttagcagctgctgctgtgtagcaatgcagtcccacgtctgccggcacccagaggacatatggtgacggtgagctgagctgagcgggctccatgttgtctgcacaggtaacccaggtaacccaggtaaaaaggcgcaaatctattgtctgccgttgctgtgacgggggagggaggggcctgacgacatgtacccagaaccgcccgcgacactgttttgcatcatccgggcattgggatctcaacccagaattccaaggggcggcagagactgcgggaactgtgggatagctgtgggatagctacccatagtgcaatgctctggaagtcgacgctagccttgtactgtggacgcggtccgccgactagagcacctagagcattttattgtgtggacacacacaatcggctgtatacaaccgatttcaataaaaccggcttctataaattcgaactaatttcgtagtgtagacgtacccttagattcctctgcagcagtaaaggatgcagcttccggggcagggctggttgtggccagttcctgtagccctggggctcaagggaagttccagagggaggagctggatgaagccagctcctgtc
The window above is part of the Chrysemys picta bellii isolate R12L10 chromosome 12, ASM1138683v2, whole genome shotgun sequence genome. Proteins encoded here:
- the LOC135975022 gene encoding uncharacterized protein LOC135975022; translation: MESSQDRKRAPAWTEREVRDLLAIWGDEAVIAELRSSKRNGKVLEKISKAMKDRGHNRDTQQCRVKIKELRQAYHKAREANGRSGAEPQTCRYYAELHAILGGAATTTPTVCYDSLTGETHREDGSGNEEDDDGGTVGSSQQQGNGETGFPNSQDMFVTLDLEPVTPELTQDPQGTQETSAANVSPSQRLVNIRKRKRRTRDEMFTELQMSAQADRAQQNAWRQSMSEMRKAQYEREERWRAESREEQSKWRAEDDRWRQLADRRQEAMLRLLEHQTDMLERMVELQERQQEQRPPLQPMCNQQPSSPSSIASSPRRPRTRWGGLRPPSHSTPDDRPSIRRLAFNKS